One stretch of Bombina bombina isolate aBomBom1 chromosome 7, aBomBom1.pri, whole genome shotgun sequence DNA includes these proteins:
- the LOC128636576 gene encoding olfactory receptor 8J2-like, protein MEQINYTEVTYFIIKGISEKPELQAPIFFLILLIYLICLGGNMMILLLVSMDPQLRTPMYFFLSNLSLIDICSTTVTLHNILFSFISGDKTTSFICCMIQMYMFISLQCGVLLILTVMGYDRYAAICNPLHYHMKMNQKNCLILATVSWVMGCMEATPLLVAILNFTCYKSNIIDHFFCDDMPLKKVICSDTTFFDLYLLIVGGLITCFTPFSLTFISYIFIINTIMRINSSTGRRKAFYTCSSHLIVVILLYTTIFCQYLTPESMFNLESKKLFSLFNTAVVPILNPMIYSLKNKDVKSSLRRHLKLCKISF, encoded by the coding sequence ATGGAACAGATAAATTACACTGAAGTAACATATTTCATTATTAAGGGAATTTCTGAAAAGCCTGAGCTGCAGGCGCCAATCTTCTTTCTAATTCTTCTTATTTATCTCATTTGTCTTGGTGGTAACATGATGATTCTTCTGCTTGTCTCTATGGATCCTCAACTCCGCACCCCCATGTATTTCTTCTTGAGTAACTTGTCCCTCATTGACATTTGCTCAACCACTGTCACACTACATAATATATTGTTTAGCTTCATATCAGGAGACAAAACAACATCTTTTATTTGCTGCATGATTCAGATGTATATGTTTATTTCATTGCAATGTGGTGTGCTTTTAATACTAACGGTCATGGGCTATGACCGTTATGCGGCTATCTGTAATCCCCTGCATTATCATATGAAGATGAACCAAAAAAATTGTCTTATATTGGCCACTGTCTCTTGGGTTATGGGTTGTATGGAAGCCACACCTTTACTAGTAGCAATATTAAACTTCACATGTTATAAATCCAACATAATAGATCATTTTTTCTGTGATGATATGCCATTGAAGAAAGTCATTTGCAGTGACACTACATTTTTTGACCTTTACCTACTTATTGTTGGAGGTTTAATTACATGTTTCACTCCATTTAGTCTCACTTTCATctcttatatttttataattaacaCCATCATGAGAATTAATTCCAGCACTGGAAGACGTAAAGCCTTCTACACATGCTCCTCACACCTCATCGTTGTTATCCTTCTTTATACAACAATCTTCTGCCAATATCTGACACCAGAATCAATGTTTAACTTAGAAAGCAAAAAACTTTTTTCTCTCTTTAATACAGCAGTAGTTCCCATACTGAATCCAATGATTTACAGTCTGAAAAATAAAGATGTGAAATCATCACTTAGACGACATTTAAAATTGTGTAAGATTTCCTTTTAA